The Papaver somniferum cultivar HN1 chromosome 3, ASM357369v1, whole genome shotgun sequence genome includes a region encoding these proteins:
- the LOC113356980 gene encoding uncharacterized protein LOC113356980 translates to MDMSFDCSFAYKVPHRFISSSNPKSQTSSISPLHFISQQMAISSKITYHSRSISLPTRSNALTLTVEEQLCRVRSSELATSSSRSISQSLTGLKDLYESVDDFLHLQPIQQESCLDSVLDRFLLLLDACGSTRDVLSQMKRCVQDLQSSIRRKRCGELGLAVELKEYMSSRKKVTKMIRKCLKGLKKMQYKNSDKVAIVNMLREVEVTTLSVFESIVSFLSGSKTQR, encoded by the coding sequence ATGGACATGTCTTTTGATTGTAGTTTTGCATATAAGGTGCCCCATAGGTTCATCTCTTCATCCAACCCAAAGTCCCAGACAAGCTCTATTTCTCCTCTTCATTTTATTTCTCAACAGATGGCTATATCAAGCAAAATCACTTACCACTCTCGCTCCATAAGCTTGCCCACTAGATCTAATGCCCTCACTCTTACAGTCGAGGAACAGTTGTGTCGAGTGAGGTCTTCGGAACTAGCCACCTCATCCTCAAGATCCATTTCCCAGAGTTTAACTGGTCTGAAAGATTtgtatgaatctgttgatgatttcTTGCATTTGCAACCCATCCAACAAGAAAGTTGCTTAGACTCTGTCCTGGATAGATTTCTCTTGTTGTTGGATGCTTGTGGTAGTACAAGGGATGTTTTGTCTCAAATGAAGCGATGTGTGCAGGATCTCCAATCATCCATCCGTAGAAAAAGGTGCGGAGAGCTTGGTCTTGCAGTTGAACTAAAAGAATATATGTCCTCTAGGAAAAAGGTTACTAAGATGATAAGAAAATGCCTTAAAGGTCTGAAAAAGATGCAATACAAGAACTCTGATAAAGTAGCTATTGTGAATATGCTAAGAGAAGTTGAAGTAACCACTCTTTCAGTTTTTGAATCAATAGTGTCCTTTTTATCTGGATCAAAGACACAAAGGTAA
- the LOC113356979 gene encoding uncharacterized protein LOC113356979, producing the protein MVSSNKIAYSISLPTRPTLTLTVEEHLCQLRSSGLATSSSSSSISNNLNSLKNLYESVDALLQLQSTQQEKKLDSILDGSVMLLDVCSTTRDVLSQMRECVQDLQSSIRRRRGEDLDLAKELDEYMTSRKKVTKVIRKCLGGLKKMQSRNYDDVAVVNVLKEVEAATLAVFQSLLAFLCGPKQSNWSLVSRLLPSKRVAYGADLNEVEKVEVALDAKKIVDAQKPLLELEMSIQDLEEGLESVFRALVKTRVSLLNILNH; encoded by the coding sequence ATGGTTTCTTCAAACAAAATCGCTTATTCCATCAGTTTGCCCACCAGACCTACTCTGACTCTTACAGTTGAAGAGCATTTATGTCAATTGAGATCTTCAGGTCTAGCCACCTCGTCCTCCTCCTCATCCATCTCCAACAATTTGAATAGTCTTAAGAATTTGTATGAATCGGTCGATGCTTTGCTTCAGTTGCAATCCACACagcaagaaaaaaaattagattcCATCTTAGATGGATCTGTCATGTTGTTGGATGTTTGCAGCACCACCAGGGATGTATTATCTCAGATGAGGGAATGCGTCCAAGATCTTCAATCATCCATTCGTAGACGAAGGGGTGAAGATCTGGATCTTGCAAAAGAACTTGATGAATATATGACCTCAAGAAAGAAGGTTACAAAGGTGATCCGTAAGTGTCTTGGAGGTTTGAAAAAGATGCAAAGCAGAAATTATGATGATGTAGCTGTTGTCAATGTGCTGAAAGAAGTTGAAGCAGCTACCCTTGCTGTTTTCCAATCTCTATTAGCCTTCTTATGTGGACCAAAGCAAAGCAATTGGTCTTTAGTTTCCAGATTGTTGCCTAGCAAGCGCGTAGCATACGGGGCTGACCTCAACGAAGTTGAGAAGGTGGAAGTGGCATTGGATGCTAAAAAAATAGTAGATGCTCAGAAGCCATTATTGGAGCTAGAGATGAGCATCCAAGATCTTGAAGAAGGATTAGAATCTGTATTCAGGGCGTTAGTTAAGACCAGAGTTTCACTTCTAAACATCCTCAACCACTAA
- the LOC113359800 gene encoding 1-aminocyclopropane-1-carboxylate oxidase-like, giving the protein MGTTEHYDPDFLTILLQDHHTVSGLQVLHQNQWVDVPPSRSTFNVNIGDLLQAKSLPSTYAFILRNEREDCEGGRAGHAADLDPQQAEAIGILQTSVWVKEKQIQNFNIEGDCESLFNYINGHNADISWPAKAYEGSKQISATLYQFFGFCLCS; this is encoded by the exons ATGGGCACAACTGAACATTATGATCCAGATTTCCTCACCATATTGTTACAAGACCATCATACCGTTAGTGGACTTCAAGTACTTCACCAGAATCAATGGGTGGACGTCCCTCCTTCTCGCAGCACTTTCAATGTAAACATTGGAGATCTGTTGCAGGCAA AATCTTTACCATCTACTTATGCTTTTATTTTGAGAAATGAAAGAGAAGATTGTGAAGGAGGAAGAGCAGGACATGCAGCAGACCTCGACCCACAACAAGCAGAGGCTATAGGAATCTTGCAGACATCAGTTTGGGTTAAGGAGAAACAGATTCAAAATTTCAATATCGAGGGAGACTGCGAAAGCCTTTTTAACTACATCAATGGACACAATGCAGACATCTCTTGGCCTGCTAAAGCttatgaaggaagcaaacaaatTAGCGCAACTCTGTACCAATTTTTTGGGTTTTGTCTTTGTTCCTAG
- the LOC113356982 gene encoding serine/threonine-protein kinase BSK1-like, whose product MGCCQSSFLRETHPEKLQKNRGLSLNPSIINTTGGDSDQGGGGGVVGGVTPVFSEYSFTDLKAATNNFSSDYIVSESGEKAPNLVYKGRLQNRRWIAVKKFTKLAWPDPKQFVEEASGVGRLRHRRLANLIGYCCDGDERLLVAEYMPNDTLAKHLFHWESQTIEWAMRLRVALYIAEALEYCSTKGHKLYHDLNAYRVLFDEDGDPRLSCFGLMKNSRDGKSYSTNLAYTPPEYLRNGRVTPESVIFSCGTILLDLLSGKHIPPSHALDMIRGKNILLLMDSHLEGKFSTEEATVVVGLASECLQYEPRERPNLQKLVETLEPLQPKPEVPSYVMLGIPKQEEAPATPQRPLSPMGEACQRMDLTAIHQILVTSHYRDDEGTNELSFQEWTQQMRDMLEARKRGDFAFRDKDFKTAIDCYSQFIDVGTMVSPTVYARRSLCHLLSDQPDAALRDAMQAQCVYPDWPTAFYMQAVALAKLNMDKDAADMLNEAAGLEEKRQRR is encoded by the exons ATGGGTTGTTGCCAGTCGTCATTTTTAAGAGAAACCCATCCAGAAAAACTGCAGAAAAATCGAGGGTTATCATTAAATCCGTCTATAATAAATACTACTGGTGGTGATTCTGaccaaggtggtggtggtggtgttgttggaGGTGTAACACCAGTGTTTTCTGAGTATTCTTTCACAGACCTTAAAGCTGCTACTAATAATTTCAGTTCAGATTATATAGTTTCAGAGAGTGGTGAAAAAGCCCCTAATCTTGTTTATAAGGGTCGTCTTCAAAATCGTCGTTGGATCGCTGTTAAGAAATTTACTAAGTTAGCTTGGCCTGATCCTAAACAATTTGTG GAAGAAGCATCTGGGGTTGGGAGGTTGAGACATAGAAGACTAGCTAATCTGATTGGGTACTGTTGTGACGGGGATGAGAGATTGCTTGTTGCTGAGTATATGCCTAATGATACCCTTGCAAAGCATTTATTTCACT GGGAAAGTCAAACTATTGAGTGGGCCATGCGTCTAAGAGTTGCTCTGTACATTGCTGAGGCCTTAGAGTATTGTAGTACCAAAGGGCATAAACTGTATCATGACCTGAATGCTTACCGGGTTCTCTTTGATGAG gatgGTGATCCTCGGCTTTCTTGTTTTGGTCTCATGAAAAATAGTAGGGACGGAAAGAGTTACAGCACGAATCTTGCTTACACCCCTCCAGAGTATCTAAGGAACG GAAGGGTTACCCCTGAAAGTGTAATCTTCAGCTGTGGCACTATTCTCTTGGATCTTCTTAGTGGAAAGCATATCCCTCCAAGTCAT GCTCTTGATATGATACGTGGCAAAAACATCCTCCTCCTCATGGATTCACATTTAGAGGGAAAATTTTCAACAGAAGAGGCAACTGTGGTTGTTGGCCTTGCTTCTGAGTGTTTACAGTATGAACCTAGAGAGAGACCCAATTTGCAAAAGCTTGTCGAGACTTTGGAGCCACTTCAGCCAAAACCTGAA GTTCCATCTTATGTGATGCTAGGCATACCAAAGCAGGAGGAAGCCCCTGCGACCCCCCAACGTCCGCTCTCCCCAATGGGTGAGGCATGTCAACGTATGGATCTAACGGCTATCCATCAGATTTTGGTGACGTCACACTACAGAGACGATGAAGGAACTAATGAG TTATCTTTCCAAGAGTGGACACAACAAATGAGAGATATGTTGGAAGCAAGGAAGCGTGGGGACTTCGCCTTCCGTGACAAAGATTTTAAAACTGCTATAGACTGTTACTCTCAG TTTATTGATGTGGGGACGATGGTTTCACCGACCGTTTATGCAAGACGTAGTCTCTGCCATCTCCTCAGCGACCAGCCAGATGCAGCTCTCCGGGATGCTATGCAAGCACAATGTGTATACCCTGATTGGCCCACAGCTTTCTATATGCAGGCAGTTGCCTTGGCTAAACTGAACATGGACAAGGATGCAGCGGACATGTTGAATGAGGCCGCTGGATTAGAAGAAAAGAGGCAACGAAGATAA